The proteins below are encoded in one region of Alistipes communis:
- a CDS encoding beta-glucosidase family protein, translating into MIRKIMLSLAACCAAAGLFAQQFVSWDEAYRQADSLIARLSLDEKIYFARGYSSFFFYGVPEKGIPYLYLSDATQGVHLRNNLPDSTMVRQLERSTAFPCPIMLASSFDPELAFRYAEAVGEECRAGGIEVLLGPGLNIARNSQCGRNFEYFGEDPLLTSVMAAAYVRGMQSTGTAACLKHFIGNETEFYRRRSNSLIDERALHEIYMPPFRAGIEAGVAYVMTSYNQLNGEWAGQNSRVIGELLRGELGFRGCVMSDWSSVYDTEKVVKSGQNVEMPGRREFVEEVRELLRQGCISEKDLERMIRPNVATAVAFGLYDRVKYRPDLLGRFPAHAETACEVAAKGTVLLRNNGILPLAVGRRILLTGRFIREIPRTGGSTSSSAEVLGYDNVSLADAVRAEFGDAVQVVERPTREQLAAADVVLLSAGTIDVESFERPFALPKEEEAFIRMCVEANPNTIVLVNSGSGIRMSGWNDRAAAVIYGWYPGQNGMTALAGILSGRINPSGKLPITIEREFADSPAKGTMPAGAEFYNKAPRAYNEKLIRIYDIDYAESVLVGYRWYETKGIEPLYPFGFGLSYTTFSLSKPHAAKQFPAKGPLTVRVALTNTGSRSGAEVVQLYVSQRNPTVVRPKKELKAFRRVELAPGKSREVEFELDRSALAYWDDRTHGWRVDPGEYVLSLGTSSADIAVELPVSVE; encoded by the coding sequence ATGATACGAAAAATCATGCTGTCCTTGGCGGCCTGTTGTGCCGCCGCTGGACTCTTCGCTCAGCAGTTCGTCTCTTGGGATGAAGCCTATCGGCAGGCCGATTCCCTGATCGCCCGGCTCAGCCTCGACGAAAAGATCTATTTTGCGCGCGGCTATTCCTCGTTTTTCTTCTACGGCGTTCCGGAGAAGGGTATTCCCTATCTCTATCTCTCCGACGCCACGCAAGGGGTTCATCTGCGCAACAACCTGCCCGACTCCACGATGGTCCGCCAGTTGGAGCGCTCGACGGCCTTTCCCTGTCCGATCATGCTCGCCTCGTCGTTCGATCCCGAGCTGGCTTTCCGTTATGCGGAAGCCGTGGGGGAGGAGTGCCGTGCAGGCGGCATCGAAGTGCTGCTGGGACCGGGACTGAACATCGCACGCAATTCCCAGTGCGGCCGCAATTTCGAATATTTCGGTGAAGATCCGCTGCTGACTTCTGTCATGGCTGCGGCTTACGTGCGGGGTATGCAGTCGACGGGGACCGCCGCCTGTCTGAAACACTTCATCGGCAACGAAACGGAATTTTACCGCCGCCGGTCAAATTCATTGATCGATGAACGAGCGCTGCACGAGATCTATATGCCTCCGTTCCGCGCCGGTATCGAAGCCGGTGTGGCCTATGTGATGACCTCCTATAACCAACTCAACGGGGAGTGGGCCGGTCAGAACAGTCGTGTCATCGGGGAACTGCTGCGCGGCGAGCTCGGATTCAGGGGATGCGTGATGAGCGACTGGAGCTCCGTGTACGACACGGAAAAAGTCGTCAAAAGCGGTCAGAATGTGGAGATGCCCGGCCGCCGTGAGTTCGTTGAGGAGGTGCGGGAGCTGCTTCGCCAGGGGTGCATTTCGGAAAAGGATCTGGAACGGATGATCCGGCCCAACGTCGCCACCGCCGTCGCTTTCGGGCTTTACGACCGGGTGAAATACCGTCCCGACCTGCTCGGCCGCTTCCCGGCGCATGCCGAAACGGCCTGCGAAGTTGCGGCGAAAGGCACGGTGCTGCTGCGGAACAACGGGATTCTGCCGTTGGCCGTCGGCCGCCGGATCCTGCTCACTGGACGCTTTATCCGGGAGATACCCCGCACCGGAGGCAGCACCTCCTCGTCGGCCGAAGTACTGGGATACGACAATGTTTCGCTTGCGGATGCTGTCCGTGCGGAATTCGGCGACGCCGTGCAGGTCGTGGAACGTCCCACGCGGGAACAGCTTGCGGCAGCGGATGTCGTCCTGCTTTCGGCGGGAACGATCGACGTGGAGTCGTTCGAGCGTCCGTTCGCCCTGCCGAAAGAAGAGGAGGCATTTATCCGCATGTGCGTCGAAGCGAATCCGAACACGATCGTGCTGGTCAACTCGGGGTCGGGAATCCGCATGAGCGGCTGGAACGATCGGGCTGCGGCGGTGATTTACGGCTGGTATCCCGGTCAGAACGGCATGACGGCCTTGGCGGGAATACTCTCTGGCAGAATCAATCCTTCGGGGAAGCTCCCGATCACCATCGAAAGGGAGTTTGCGGACTCTCCGGCCAAAGGGACGATGCCGGCCGGTGCGGAGTTCTACAACAAGGCGCCGCGGGCCTATAACGAGAAGCTGATCCGAATCTATGACATCGACTACGCGGAGTCCGTATTGGTGGGATATCGCTGGTATGAAACCAAGGGGATCGAACCGCTTTATCCGTTCGGGTTCGGGCTCTCCTATACGACTTTTTCACTATCGAAACCCCATGCGGCGAAGCAATTTCCGGCAAAGGGCCCGCTGACCGTTCGTGTAGCCCTGACCAACACGGGCTCCCGCTCCGGGGCCGAGGTCGTGCAGCTCTATGTCTCGCAGCGGAATCCCACGGTCGTGAGGCCGAAGAAGGAGCTGAAAGCGTTCCGTCGGGTGGAATTGGCTCCGGGCAAGAGCAGGGAGGTCGAATTCGAGCTCGATCGCAGCGCCCTGGCCTATTGGGACGACCGGACGCACGGCTGGCGCGTCGATCCCGGAGAGTATGTGCTTTCGCTGGGAACTTCGTCGGCGGATATTGCGGTGGAGTTACCCGTTAGCGTAGAGTGA